Proteins co-encoded in one Macrobrachium nipponense isolate FS-2020 chromosome 24, ASM1510439v2, whole genome shotgun sequence genomic window:
- the LOC135205667 gene encoding uncharacterized protein LOC135205667 isoform X2, with product MSFTFPSTVEDLDFEKLADLGPPPSCNSCKNLYDTDSRLPHELECGHTTCTRCLDTILMSDKKCKDCNKEIDFTNVAGVPLSLSMLRMARLKELEPPNTSSMKHKATKNMGTIKRGKKHLQMFDSRNINREDFNKRSQNASKAKDEKKSIMEEASVGTCIHHSHPVIGYCQTCNKVACKDCLIFDHYRVDGRICLVTSIVSMTKLFTKDCNDTIVLNEIIIEFHKFRIEAFNIYLEKKLAEFESNEQGTNDITTMERFYDDLLCMVLDTREHLDELLRALHFYKVEVNNLRCTDKLSCDLREISHSIDSIENHLYPVEIFAKKFCKLCPDFSYRELFSKISMDDRRRLRYVIAALSNSLKLNEFECKNIFSEEILVQVMGKHPEVVQFSHSMTPEFLSTYSEKQLSTFFRMVVKYNRVLLARLAILPGEEIINCGRNIWIEESTKAFQGKVSGQSLATNSDSKVKNDSTSQQDNFHLLGARPKIIPKKSSRKSGSKAIKSQVLPSSSKQDNPSGSTKTNENVKKPAINKKNLQTPSHHNVFSKEPADFARAKESTRKGNKSPICSLPKKTTESFSALTSVLTPSLAFIIATSPVELADIDSHYTQFFQIYSLGKLFESMNNDTEVDINTFKEQKLLHEKRLKCYKQVDLFEECLNPFTIFDNDIFKYSAPKTPPKENYKREEDVALPKSSASQSGYEASQREQEDRKREHEDSHRECEASQKECEASQKECEASQRDEEIQSEYEASQRDEEIQSECEANQREDEASQREDEASQREDEASQREDEASRREDEASRREDEASQRDKENQSENEANHRDEEIPIECVAGRVVNKERRMEFEVRQREYDEDQRELNAIQKEWEAIQMKRRLDIISPVPTRKKTKDTSGKPVYCFLTDDPISAVALPFLSKLAPFNKKEETNPRLSPRSSDDIGVVPGTGSSCATKQSEEELNENLHHQNSIKDEQRFKTQDKSPGGTLDPTDTLEYTFMPNIQTGASQTTISKIAETRDNGGSGPEFSIQENLGPQKALAKAKQLCKEHDLDNSYVPYLTSMFARLIPPSTETALSIVNHMEKFRVPPILPPTGEINVIESGEKETESICCVRPHLTSLLRRTGFKIPLPKKRRTHDAQRRM from the exons AAAATTGGCAGATTTGGGCCCTCCTCCCTCATGTAATTCCTGCAAGAATTTATATGACACTGACAGCAGGTTGCCCCACGAGTTGGAATGTGGTCACACGACATGCACACGCTGCTTGGATACCATACTTATGAGTGATAAAAAATGCAAGGATTGTAACAAAGAAATAGATTTCACTAATGTTGCAGGAGTCCCTCTTTCACTCTCCATGTTGAGAATGGCGCGCTTAAAAGAATTAGAACCTCCTAATACTAGCAGTATGAAAcacaaggccaccaaaaatatggGAACAATAAAGAGAGGTAAAAAGCATTTGCAAATGTTTGACAGCAGAAACATTAATAGAGAGGATTTTAATAAAAGATCCCAAAATGCCAGCAaagcaaaagatgaaaaaaaatccataatggAAGAAGCTAGTGTTGGTACTTGTATTCATCATTCTCACCCTGTAATAGGATACTGCCAAACCTGTAACAAAGTAGCCTGTAAGGACTGCCTAATCTTCGATCACTACAGAGTAGACGGACGAATATGTTTAGTTACTTCCATTGTATCCATGACAAAATTATTTACCAAAGACTGCAATGATACGATAGTcttgaatgaaattataattgaGTTCCATAAATTTCGGATTGAGGCCTTTAacatttatcttgaaaaaaaacttGCTGAATTTGAGAGTAATGAACAAGGAACTAACGATATCACGACAATGGAGCGTTTCTACGATGACCTGTTATGTATGGTTTTAGATACACGGGAACACCTAGATGAACTATTGAGGGCTTTACATTTCTATAAGGTCGAAGTAAATAATCTTCGCTGCACAGATAAATTATCTTGCGATCTGAGAGAGATTAGCCATAGCATTGACTCAATAGAGAATCACTTGTATCCTGTGgagatttttgcaaaaaaattttgtaaattgTGCCCTGACTTTTCCTACAGAGAGTTGTTTAGTAAGATTTCTATGGATGATAGGAGAAGACTGAGGTACGTCATTGCTGCATTATCAAATAGCTTGAAGTTAAATGAATTTGaatgtaaaaacattttttcagaaGAAATTTTAGTACAGGTAATGGGGAAACACCCAGAAGTAGTACAATTTTCTCATTCCATGACTCCTGAATTCCTCTCTACTTATTCAGAAAAGCAACTTTCAACATTTTTCAGGATGGTTGTAAAATACAATCGGGTTCTCCTTGCACGGCTTGCTATTTTGCCAGGGGAAGAAATCATCAATTGTGGGAGAAATATATGGATAGAAGAATCAACAAAAGCTTTTCAAGGAAAAGTAAGCGGACAGTCATTGGCAACAAACTCAGATTCAAAGGTTAAAAATGACTCAACATCCCAACAAGATAACTTCCATCTACTCGGTGCTAGACCAAAAATCATTCCCAAAAAAAGTTCCAGAAAATCTGGTTCTAAAGCGATAAAATCTCAAGTGCTGCCATCATCTTCAAAACAAGACAATCCTTCAGGCAGTACAAAAACTAATGAGAATGTCAAAAAACCtgcaataaacaaaaagaatttgcAAACACCATCACATCACAACGTTTTTTCCAAGGAACCAGCTGATTTCGCTAGAGCCAAAGAATCGACAAGAAAGGGAAACAAATCTCCAATCTGCAGCCTTccaaaaaaaacaacagaatcTTTCTCAGCACTAACATCAGTCCTAACTCCTTCCCTCGCTTTCATCATTGCTACTTCACCAGTCGAACTCGCCGATATTGATTCTCATTATACCCAGTTTTTTCAAATTTACAGCCTAGGTAAACTTTTTGAGTCCAtgaataatgatacagaagtagaTATCAATACATTTAAGGAACAAAAACTTTTGCACGAAAAACGTTTAAAATGTTATAAACAAGTAGATTTATTTGAAGAGTGTTTAAACCCCTTCACAATTTTCGACAATGACATTTTTAAATATTCAGCACCAAAAACGCCACCAAAAGAGAATTATAAAAGAGAGGAGGATGTAGCCCTTCCTAAGTCTAGTGCAAGCCAGTCCGGATATGAAGCAAGCCAAAGAGAACAAGAGGATAGAAAGAGAGAACATGAGGATAGCCACAGAGAATGTGAGGCAAGCCAGAAAGAATGTGAGGCAAGCCAGAAAGAATGTGAG GCAAGCCAGAGAGATGAGGAAATCCAGAGTGAATATGAGGCAAGCCAGAGAGATGAGGAAATCCAGAGTGAATGTGAGGCAAACCAGAGAGAAGATGAGGCAAGCCAGAGAGAAGATGAGGCAAGCCAGAGAGAAGATGAGGCAAGCCAGAGAGAAGATGAGGCAAGCCGGAGAGAAGATGAGGCAAGCCGGAGAGAAGATGAGGCAAGCCAGAGAGATAAGGAAAACCAGAGTGAAAATGAGGCAAACCACAGAGATGAGGAAATCCCGATAGAATGTGTGGCAGGCCGAGTAGTAAACAAGGAAAGACGAATGGAATTCGAAGTAAGACAACGGGAgtatgatgaagatcagagggaaTTAAATGCAATTCAGAAAGAATGGGAGGCAATCCAGATGAAACGTAGGTTAGATATCATTTCACCAGTACCTACAAGAAAGAAGACTAAAGATACATCAGGCAAACCAGTCTATTGCTTCCTAACAGACGACCCAATCTCTGCAGTGGCTTTACCATTCCTTTCAAAGTTGGCACCTTTCAACAAGAAGGaagagacaaacccaagactGAGTCCTCGAAGTTCAGATGATATCGGAGTAGTGCCTGGAACAGGTTCAAGTTGTGCAACAAAACAGAGTGAAGAAGAACTGAACGAAAATTTACATCATCAAAATTCAATTAAAGATGAACAACGATTTAAAACTCAAGATAAATCCCCAGGAGGAACATTAGATCCAACAGATACTCTAGAATATACCTTTATGCCCAACATCCAAACTGGTGCCAGTCAGACAACAATATCGAAGATAGCAGAAACACGCGATAATGGTGGAAGTGGTCCTGAATTTTCCATTCAAGAAAATCTAGGTCCTCAAAAAGCTCTCGCGAAAGCCAAGCAACTTTGTAAAGAGCATGATCTCGATAATTCATATGTACCATATCTAACCAGCATGTTTGCCCGATTAATCCCTCCCTCAACAGAAACTGCTCTCTCTATTGTTAACCACATGGAAAAATTCCGTGTCCCACCAATCCTACCACCAACAGGAGAGATAAATGTAATTGAATCAGGCGAAAAGGAAACTGAATCCATATGCTGTGTGCGTCCGCACCTTACTTCTTTACTGCGACGTACTGGATTTAAG attcctttacCAAAGAAGAGGAGAACACACGATGCCCAGAGGAGGATGTGA
- the LOC135205667 gene encoding uncharacterized protein LOC135205667 isoform X1 yields MSFTFPSTVEDLDFEKLADLGPPPSCNSCKNLYDTDSRLPHELECGHTTCTRCLDTILMSDKKCKDCNKEIDFTNVAGVPLSLSMLRMARLKELEPPNTSSMKHKATKNMGTIKRGKKHLQMFDSRNINREDFNKRSQNASKAKDEKKSIMEEASVGTCIHHSHPVIGYCQTCNKVACKDCLIFDHYRVDGRICLVTSIVSMTKLFTKDCNDTIVLNEIIIEFHKFRIEAFNIYLEKKLAEFESNEQGTNDITTMERFYDDLLCMVLDTREHLDELLRALHFYKVEVNNLRCTDKLSCDLREISHSIDSIENHLYPVEIFAKKFCKLCPDFSYRELFSKISMDDRRRLRYVIAALSNSLKLNEFECKNIFSEEILVQVMGKHPEVVQFSHSMTPEFLSTYSEKQLSTFFRMVVKYNRVLLARLAILPGEEIINCGRNIWIEESTKAFQGKVSGQSLATNSDSKVKNDSTSQQDNFHLLGARPKIIPKKSSRKSGSKAIKSQVLPSSSKQDNPSGSTKTNENVKKPAINKKNLQTPSHHNVFSKEPADFARAKESTRKGNKSPICSLPKKTTESFSALTSVLTPSLAFIIATSPVELADIDSHYTQFFQIYSLGKLFESMNNDTEVDINTFKEQKLLHEKRLKCYKQVDLFEECLNPFTIFDNDIFKYSAPKTPPKENYKREEDVALPKSSASQSGYEASQREQEDRKREHEDSHRECEASQKECEASQKECEASQRECEASQRDEENQREYEASQRDEEIQRKYEASQRDEEIQRECEASQRDEEIQSEYEASQRDEEIQSECEANQREDEASQREDEASQREDEASQREDEASRREDEASRREDEASQRDKENQSENEANHRDEEIPIECVAGRVVNKERRMEFEVRQREYDEDQRELNAIQKEWEAIQMKRRLDIISPVPTRKKTKDTSGKPVYCFLTDDPISAVALPFLSKLAPFNKKEETNPRLSPRSSDDIGVVPGTGSSCATKQSEEELNENLHHQNSIKDEQRFKTQDKSPGGTLDPTDTLEYTFMPNIQTGASQTTISKIAETRDNGGSGPEFSIQENLGPQKALAKAKQLCKEHDLDNSYVPYLTSMFARLIPPSTETALSIVNHMEKFRVPPILPPTGEINVIESGEKETESICCVRPHLTSLLRRTGFKIPLPKKRRTHDAQRRM; encoded by the exons AAAATTGGCAGATTTGGGCCCTCCTCCCTCATGTAATTCCTGCAAGAATTTATATGACACTGACAGCAGGTTGCCCCACGAGTTGGAATGTGGTCACACGACATGCACACGCTGCTTGGATACCATACTTATGAGTGATAAAAAATGCAAGGATTGTAACAAAGAAATAGATTTCACTAATGTTGCAGGAGTCCCTCTTTCACTCTCCATGTTGAGAATGGCGCGCTTAAAAGAATTAGAACCTCCTAATACTAGCAGTATGAAAcacaaggccaccaaaaatatggGAACAATAAAGAGAGGTAAAAAGCATTTGCAAATGTTTGACAGCAGAAACATTAATAGAGAGGATTTTAATAAAAGATCCCAAAATGCCAGCAaagcaaaagatgaaaaaaaatccataatggAAGAAGCTAGTGTTGGTACTTGTATTCATCATTCTCACCCTGTAATAGGATACTGCCAAACCTGTAACAAAGTAGCCTGTAAGGACTGCCTAATCTTCGATCACTACAGAGTAGACGGACGAATATGTTTAGTTACTTCCATTGTATCCATGACAAAATTATTTACCAAAGACTGCAATGATACGATAGTcttgaatgaaattataattgaGTTCCATAAATTTCGGATTGAGGCCTTTAacatttatcttgaaaaaaaacttGCTGAATTTGAGAGTAATGAACAAGGAACTAACGATATCACGACAATGGAGCGTTTCTACGATGACCTGTTATGTATGGTTTTAGATACACGGGAACACCTAGATGAACTATTGAGGGCTTTACATTTCTATAAGGTCGAAGTAAATAATCTTCGCTGCACAGATAAATTATCTTGCGATCTGAGAGAGATTAGCCATAGCATTGACTCAATAGAGAATCACTTGTATCCTGTGgagatttttgcaaaaaaattttgtaaattgTGCCCTGACTTTTCCTACAGAGAGTTGTTTAGTAAGATTTCTATGGATGATAGGAGAAGACTGAGGTACGTCATTGCTGCATTATCAAATAGCTTGAAGTTAAATGAATTTGaatgtaaaaacattttttcagaaGAAATTTTAGTACAGGTAATGGGGAAACACCCAGAAGTAGTACAATTTTCTCATTCCATGACTCCTGAATTCCTCTCTACTTATTCAGAAAAGCAACTTTCAACATTTTTCAGGATGGTTGTAAAATACAATCGGGTTCTCCTTGCACGGCTTGCTATTTTGCCAGGGGAAGAAATCATCAATTGTGGGAGAAATATATGGATAGAAGAATCAACAAAAGCTTTTCAAGGAAAAGTAAGCGGACAGTCATTGGCAACAAACTCAGATTCAAAGGTTAAAAATGACTCAACATCCCAACAAGATAACTTCCATCTACTCGGTGCTAGACCAAAAATCATTCCCAAAAAAAGTTCCAGAAAATCTGGTTCTAAAGCGATAAAATCTCAAGTGCTGCCATCATCTTCAAAACAAGACAATCCTTCAGGCAGTACAAAAACTAATGAGAATGTCAAAAAACCtgcaataaacaaaaagaatttgcAAACACCATCACATCACAACGTTTTTTCCAAGGAACCAGCTGATTTCGCTAGAGCCAAAGAATCGACAAGAAAGGGAAACAAATCTCCAATCTGCAGCCTTccaaaaaaaacaacagaatcTTTCTCAGCACTAACATCAGTCCTAACTCCTTCCCTCGCTTTCATCATTGCTACTTCACCAGTCGAACTCGCCGATATTGATTCTCATTATACCCAGTTTTTTCAAATTTACAGCCTAGGTAAACTTTTTGAGTCCAtgaataatgatacagaagtagaTATCAATACATTTAAGGAACAAAAACTTTTGCACGAAAAACGTTTAAAATGTTATAAACAAGTAGATTTATTTGAAGAGTGTTTAAACCCCTTCACAATTTTCGACAATGACATTTTTAAATATTCAGCACCAAAAACGCCACCAAAAGAGAATTATAAAAGAGAGGAGGATGTAGCCCTTCCTAAGTCTAGTGCAAGCCAGTCCGGATATGAAGCAAGCCAAAGAGAACAAGAGGATAGAAAGAGAGAACATGAGGATAGCCACAGAGAATGTGAGGCAAGCCAGAAAGAATGTGAGGCAAGCCAGAAAGAATGTGAGGCAAGCCAGAGAGAATGTGAGGCAAGCCAGAGAGATGAGGAAAACCAGAGGGAATATGAGGCAAGCCAGAGAGATGAGGAAATCCAGAGAAAATATGAGGCAAGCCAGAGAGATGAGGAAATCCAGAGAGAATGTGAGGCAAGCCAGAGAGATGAGGAAATCCAGAGTGAATATGAGGCAAGCCAGAGAGATGAGGAAATCCAGAGTGAATGTGAGGCAAACCAGAGAGAAGATGAGGCAAGCCAGAGAGAAGATGAGGCAAGCCAGAGAGAAGATGAGGCAAGCCAGAGAGAAGATGAGGCAAGCCGGAGAGAAGATGAGGCAAGCCGGAGAGAAGATGAGGCAAGCCAGAGAGATAAGGAAAACCAGAGTGAAAATGAGGCAAACCACAGAGATGAGGAAATCCCGATAGAATGTGTGGCAGGCCGAGTAGTAAACAAGGAAAGACGAATGGAATTCGAAGTAAGACAACGGGAgtatgatgaagatcagagggaaTTAAATGCAATTCAGAAAGAATGGGAGGCAATCCAGATGAAACGTAGGTTAGATATCATTTCACCAGTACCTACAAGAAAGAAGACTAAAGATACATCAGGCAAACCAGTCTATTGCTTCCTAACAGACGACCCAATCTCTGCAGTGGCTTTACCATTCCTTTCAAAGTTGGCACCTTTCAACAAGAAGGaagagacaaacccaagactGAGTCCTCGAAGTTCAGATGATATCGGAGTAGTGCCTGGAACAGGTTCAAGTTGTGCAACAAAACAGAGTGAAGAAGAACTGAACGAAAATTTACATCATCAAAATTCAATTAAAGATGAACAACGATTTAAAACTCAAGATAAATCCCCAGGAGGAACATTAGATCCAACAGATACTCTAGAATATACCTTTATGCCCAACATCCAAACTGGTGCCAGTCAGACAACAATATCGAAGATAGCAGAAACACGCGATAATGGTGGAAGTGGTCCTGAATTTTCCATTCAAGAAAATCTAGGTCCTCAAAAAGCTCTCGCGAAAGCCAAGCAACTTTGTAAAGAGCATGATCTCGATAATTCATATGTACCATATCTAACCAGCATGTTTGCCCGATTAATCCCTCCCTCAACAGAAACTGCTCTCTCTATTGTTAACCACATGGAAAAATTCCGTGTCCCACCAATCCTACCACCAACAGGAGAGATAAATGTAATTGAATCAGGCGAAAAGGAAACTGAATCCATATGCTGTGTGCGTCCGCACCTTACTTCTTTACTGCGACGTACTGGATTTAAG attcctttacCAAAGAAGAGGAGAACACACGATGCCCAGAGGAGGATGTGA